The Streptomyces sp. NBC_00576 genome contains the following window.
TAGACGCGGTTGAGGAACTCGCCCGCGTCCGCGCCCCAGATCTCGATCTTGCCGAGGGTGGAGGCATCCATGAGGCCGACGCCCTCGCGGGCCGCGCGGCACTCGCGGGCCACGGCCGTGTCCATGTCCTCGCCGGGCCGGGGGTAGTACCAGGGGCGCTTCCACTGCCCGACGTCCTCGAACTCCGCTCCGTGTGCCACATGCCAGCTGTGGATGGACGTGGTGCGTTCGGGGTCGAACAGTTCACCGCGCTCACGGCCGGCCAGGGCGGCGAAGCCCACCGGCGTGTAGGGCGCCCGGTAGGCCGTGGTGCCGATCTCCCCGGGAGACGCGCCCGCGCCGAGGGCCTCGGCGATCACACCGATCGCGTTGACGCCCGACGTCTTGCCCTGGTCGTTGGCCGTGCCGAGCGAGGTGTAGCGCTTGACGTGTTCGACACCGAGCATGCCCGCGCCGGTGGACCGCCAGACGTCGGCGACGGTGACGTCGCGCTGCAGGTCGACGAAGTGGGTGTCCCAACTGCCGGGGTCACCGTCGGGGGCGGGCACCAGCCACAGCGCACGCGTCGGCCCGGCGCCGGACCGCGCATCGCCGGGCGACGGTACGGGAACCGCGAACCCCGCGTCCGTCGCGGCCCGCGCACCGGCCCGCGCTCCCTCGGACAGGCAGCCGTCGAGGTCGTACGTCCCGCGAGCCGCACCGACGACCTGCTGGTCCCGTACGGTGCCGTCGGGGACGAAGGCGACCAGGTCATCGTCCCAGCGCAGCCGGCCCTGGCGCTGGCTGTGAAGATGCACAACCGGGCTCCAGCCGCCCGAGACGGCGAGCAGGTCGCAGTCGAACGACTCGGCAGCATCGGCGAGTTGACCGTTCTCGTCGAGGGCCTGGACGGTGACGCCGGTCAGCCGACCGTCCCCCTCGGTGTCGACCACCGCACTGCCCGTCAGCACCCGCGCCCCCGTCGCCACGGCGACCTCGGCGGCCCGGTGGGACAGTTCGGGGCGGGCGTCCACGACGGCGGCGATGTCGATCCCGGCGGCGTGAAGGTCGGCGACCGTGTCATAGGCGCTGTCGTTGGTGGTGCTCACCACGGCCCGCGAGCCCGGCGCCACGGCGTACCGGTTGAGGTACGAGCGCACGGCCGCGGCGAGCATCACGCCGGGGCGGTCGTTGCCGGAGAAGACCAGCGGACGTTCGTGCGCGCCGGTCGCCAGGACCACCTGCCGGGCCCGGATGTGCCACAGCCGCTGCCGTGAGACGCCTGCGGAGGCTTCGGGGGCGTCGGCTCCGAGGTGATCGGTACGCCGCTGGAGGGCCAGCAGGTAGTTGTCGTCGTACGAGCCGAACGCCGTGGTGCGTTGCAGTACGACGACCTCGGGTGCGGCGTCGAGTGCCGCGCGGATCTCGGCGACCCACTCCAGGGCGCTCTGCGCGCCGGCCCGCTCGGTGCGCGCGGAGAGCAGCGAACCGCCGGACTCGGGCTGGTCGTCGACGAGGATCACGCGGGCGCCGGAGCCCGCGGCAGCGGCGGCGGCAGCGAGCCCGGCCGGTCCGGCGCCGACGACCAGGACGTCGGTGTGGACGTACTTCTTGTCGTAGACGGCGGGGTCGGAGCCCGGGTCGAGCCGGCCCATCCCGGACAGTGTCGAGGCGGACAGGCCGTCGTACAGCTCCGTCGTCGTCGCGGGCAGCATGCCCTCCGAGTACGAACCGTCCACCTGCAACAGGGAGTTCGGGTCCTCGACGCCCGCGGCGACGATGCCGCGCGGGCGACCGCGGTAGAGCGAGGGGGCGACCTCGACCACGCCGTTCGCCAGCATCGCCGAGGCGACGGTGTCGCCGGGGTGCCCGGTCAACTCCCGCCCGTCGACGGTGAACCGCAGTACGGCGTCGCGGTCGATACGGCCGCCTTGTCGGAGCCGGAAGTGCTGGTCGGTGTCGGTCATCGCTGTCCTCCGGCCTGGGGCAGTTCGGGGCGTGGCTCGTCGAGCCGGTAGGAGGTCAGTACCTCGTGGGTGGCGGTGTCCCGCAGCACGTTGAACCAGCGGCGGCAGCCGATGCTGTGCATCCACCGCTCGGCGAAGGGGCCCTTGGGGTTGTCCCGGTAGAAGACGTACTCGGCCCACTGCTCGTCGGTGAGGTCGGCGGGGGTGCCGGGGTAGGGGACGTGGGCCTGTCCCCCGTAGTGGTATTCGGTCTCGTTGCGGGGACCGCACCATGGGCAGCTGATCAGCAGCACGGTGTCCTTCTCTCAGCAGGCTGTCAGTGGGCCACGGCTGCGGCGCCGTGCTCGTCGATCAGGGCGCCCGTCGCGAAACGTTCGAGGGCGAAGGGGGCGTTCAGGGGATGCGGCTCGCCCGTGGCGATGGTGTGCGCGAAGGTCCAGCCGGCGGCCGGGGTGGCCTTGAACCCGCCGGTCCCCCACCCGCAGTTGACGTAAAGGTTCTCCACCGGGGTGGTACCGATGATCGGGGAGGCGTCCGGGCTGACGTCGACGATGCCGCCCCAGGTCCGCAGCACATGCGCGCGGGCGAAGACGGGGAACAGCTCGACGGCGGCGGCCATCTGCTGCTCGATCACGTGGAAGGAGCCGCGCTGGCCGTAGCCGTTGTACGAGTCGACGCCCGCGCCCATCACCAGCTCGCCCTTGTGGGCCTGGGAGACGTACACGTGCACGTGGTTCGACATGACGACCGTCGGGTGTACCGGTTCGTGCAGCTCGGAGACCAGCGCCTGCAGCGGATGGGACTGCACCGGCAGCCGGACGCCGGCCCGTTCGGCCAGCACGCTGCTGTGCCCGGCGGCCGCGAGGCCGACACTGCCGGCGAGGATGCGGCCCCGGTTGGTCTCGACGCCCACGACCCGGTCGCCGTCCTTGAGGAAGCCGGTGACCTCGCAGCCCTGGATCAGGTCCACGCCCATCTCGTCGGCCCGGCGGGCCAGCGCCCAGGCGACATGGTCGTGCTTGGCGATGCCGGCGCGCGGCTGGAAGGTGGCGCCGAGGACCGGGTACCGGGTGCGGGAGGAGACGTTGAGGATGGGGCAGACCTTGGCGACCTCCTCCGGTTCGAGCCACTCGGCGTCGACGCCGTTGAGGCGGTTGGCGTTGGCTCGGCGCATGCCCTCGCGGACGTCCTGCAGGGTGTGCGCGAGGTTGAGGACGCCGCGCTGGCTGAACAGGAAGTCGTAGTCCAGTTCCTCCGGGAGCCGCTCCCACAGCTTGAGCGCGTACTCGTAGATCGCCGCGCTCTCGTCCCACAGGTAGTTCGAGCGGATGATCGTGGTGTTGCGTGCCATGTTGCCGCCGGCCAGCCAGCCCTTCTCCAGGACGGCGACGTTGGTGATGCCGTGGTTCTTGGCGAGGTAGTAGGCGGTGGCCAGGCCGTGGCCGCCCGCGCCGACGATGACGACGTCGTACGAGGAGCGCGGGTCGGGGTTGCGCCAGAGCCAGTCCGGATGCTCCGGCAGCGCCGTGCTGGTCATACCGCGTCTCCGTTCAGGTGGGACAGGTGGGACAGATTGGACAGGTGGGGATAGAGGGGGAAAGCGGAGGCGAGCTTCTCGACCCGGTCGCGCAACAACGCCGCGCGCTCGTCGCCGAGCTGCTCGTCCTTCAGGGCCTCGGCGATGATGTCGGCGACCTCCCGGAACTCCGCCGCGCCGAAGCCGCGGGTGGCCAGGGCCGGGGTGCCGATCCGCAGCCCCGAGGAGACCATCGGCGGGCGGGGGTCGAACGGCACCGCGTTGCGGTTGACGGTGATGCCGATGCGGTGCAGCCGGTCCTCGGCCTGTTTCCCGTCGAGCGTGGAGTTCCGCAGGTCGACGAGGACCAGGTGGACTTCGGTGCCGCCGGTCAGGACGGTGATCCCGGCCTCGGCCACATCGTCGGCCAGCAGTCGTCCGGCGAGGATGCGGGCGCCGTCCAGGGTGCGCTGCTGACGCTCCTTGAACTCCGCGCTCGCCGCCACCTTGAAGGCCACGGCCTTCGCCGCGATGACATGCTCCAGCGGGCCGCCCTGCTGGCCCGGGAAGACCGCGGAGTTGATCTTCTTGGCCAGGGCGGCACGGCTGAGGATCACCCCGCCGCGCGGGCCGCCGAGGGTCTTGTGTGTGGTGGTCGTCACGACGTCGGCGTACGGCACCGGGTTCGGGTGCAGGCCCGCTGCCACCAGCCCGGCGAAGTGCGCCATGTCCACCAGCAGATACGCGCCCACCGCGTCGGCGATCCGCCGGAACGCGGCGAAGTCCAGGCGCCGGGGGTAGGCGGACCAGCCGGCGACGATCATCTTGGGCCGGTGGGCGAGAGCGAGCTGCTCGACCTCGTCCATGTCGATGCGCAGGTCGGACTCACGCACGTGGTACGGCACGACGTTGTACAGCTTGCCGGAGTAGTTGAGGCGCATGCCGTGGGTCAGGTGGCCGCCGTGCGCGAGGTCGAGGCCGAGGATCGTGTCGCCGGGCTGGAGCAACGCGAACATCGCGGCCGCGTTGGCCTGGGCACCCGAGTGGGGCTGCACGTTGGCGGCCTCGGCGCCGAACAGTTCCTTCACCCGGGCGATGGCCAACTGCTCGATGACGTCGACGTGTTCGCAGCCGCCGTAATAGCGGCGGCCGGGGTAGCCCTCGGCGTACTTGTTGGTGAGAACCGAGCCCTGGGCCTCCATGACTGCCGCCGGGGCGAAGTTCTCCGAGGCGATCATCTCCAGGGTGGACTGCTGACGGCACAGCTCGGCGTCGACCGCGGTGGCGACCTCCGGGTCGAGCTCGCTGAGCGGGACGGAGAGAGGGGAGGCGACCGTGGTGGTGGACGGGTTCGTTGCCATCTGCACACCGTTCTGAGAGCCAACTAATGAACGACTGATATATCAACCTGTGCGGTAAGGTATGGGAGCTTGTCGGTCAGGTCAAGGGGGCATCTCATGCAGCAGACGGCGACAGAGCCCGCGGGTGAGGAACTGTCCCTCGCCGAACGCGCGTACCGCGTCATCCGCGACCGGCTCGTCATGCTGGAGATCCGCCCGGGGGCGCCGATCAACGAGGACCAGCTGGCACAGTCCCTCGGCGTCGGACGGACGCCGGTGCGCGAGGCCCTCAAGCGGCTGCAGTACGAGCGCCTCATCGCGACCTACCCCCGGCGCGGCACCTTCGCCACCGACGTCAACATCACCGACCTGGCCCACATCTCCGAGGTGCGCCAGGAACTGGAGCCCCTGGCCGCGTCCCAGGCTGCGCGGCGCGCCACGGCCACCGACCGCGCGACGCTGACGGCCGTCCTGCGGGAGCTGGAGAGCGTGGATCCCGGGCGGCGCGACGCCACCGAGCTCATGCACCTGGACCTTCAGGTCCACCGCGCCATCTACGCGGCCACACACAACCCGTACCTGGAGGACACCCTCGTCCGGTACGACAACCTGGCCACCCGCATCTGGTGCCTGTTCGTCGACCGGTTGTCCGACATGGCGGGTCACGTCGAAGAGCACGGACCGTTGATCGAGGCGATCGTCGCCGGTGACCCCGACACGGCGGCACAGCTGGCCGGCAGTCACGTCGTGGGCTTCGAACAGGCCATTCGCGCGGCCATCTGAGAAGGCGTTGCGCGGGCGGCCGGCTGTCGGGAACGCGGCCGGATTTTTGACTCAGACGTACCGCGAGGACCGGTCCGGCAGCGAAGGCGTTGTTGGTCGCCGCTGTCCTTCACATACTTCGTTACCACCGGCGGCCACGCTGCCGGCTCCCCGCGAAACCCCGAGCTGGTCGCCCTTGAGGAGACTCGAAAATGTCGTCATACCCGAGCGGTGACCGCATCGCACTTGTCTCACCAAGCGCGTCGGACAGGCTCCTGGCCGCGATCCCCGGTGGTCCCGCCGGTCTCGCGGCTGAGACCACTGCCGTGATGCCGGCCTCACGGCGGCGAACGGTGCAGCAGCCATGAGATTCCTCGACGAGCAGGACGTCCGTTCCCTCTTCGACATCGACACCGCGATCTCCTCGCAGCGGACGGCCTTCATCGCTCTCGCACAGGGAAAGGCGTGGCAACCCGAGAAGATCCTGGGCGGCCACATGGCAGACGAGCCCGACACCGTCTTCTGCTATGCCTCCCGCCTCGACCGCGAAAGCGGCCCCGTCTGCAAGTTCGGGAGCATCAATCCCGGGAACGCGGTGACGGGCCGACCAACAGTGAATGCCGTGGTCGCCGTGCTCGACCCACACACCGGCGTTCCTGTGGCCTTCATGGACGGCACAGCGCTCACCACCCTGCGCACAGCCGCTGCCAGCGCGGTCGCAGTCGGGGCACTGGCCAGGAAGGACGCGACCCGTCTGCTCGTACTGGGGTCCGGCGTGCAGGGGCAGGCGCACATCGCCGCACTGCACAGGGAGAGGTCCTACGCCTGGACCGGAATGTGGTCACCGCGCCCGTCCTCGCTCGACGCGTCCGTCGGCCGCCTGCGCGAGCAGGGGTTCGACGTCGAGCAGGTGGAGTCCCTGAGTGACGCGATCGCCGAGGCGGACGTCATCGTCTGCGCCACCTTGGCAACGGAGCCGCTGTTCTCCGCGCGCGAGCTCTCCCCGGGCACCACCGTCGTCACGGTGGGCTCCTTCGACCGGCACCGCTGCGAGATCGGACCCGACATCCTCCGCGCCGGCCGTCATGTCGTCGTCGATCACGAACCGACGGCTCGGCAGAACTGCGGTCCGATCGTCGCGGCTCTGGCCCAGGACGACGCGGCGGAGCTGGAAATCCTCGAACTCGGCCATGTCCTGACCGGTGCCGCGACCGGTCGCGTCAGCGACGACGACATCGTCACGTACATCAGCGCCGGCCTCGGAGTTCAGGACGCAGCGGCTGCCTGGAGCATCTACCAACGGGCCGAAGCACACGGCGTCGGCCAGAGCGTCGACTGGCCGCGAAACACCGCGGGTGCGGAACGAGCGTCAACGACCCCCCGCTGACTCAGGTCGGCCCGGACGCGGCATGCTCACGACGCTGTCCGACCTGGCCGCGGCGGGAGACCGCCCGGCGCTCGGAATCGCGCCGGGCCTCCTCAGCTCGACCCGTCCGGTGAGGCACTCTCGCCCTCCGTGCCTGGTCGGCGCGTAGGCTGGCCCCAGGCGCGATGATCACGTGCCTGGGCGCTCCTGCGCTCCTGCGTTCCGACAACCGAGCGGCTGGTGGCCCGGGTTCGCCGGTGAAGGCGGTCGGCCGGATGACGGAAGAAGGCGGTGTCGGATGGGCAGAGACGCTCTGCGCTGGAGCGACTACCGCAGCGTGCCGTGGAAGAACGGCGGCGGTATAACCCGAGAGGTCGCGTCGGGCGCCGTACGAACGCCGGTGGCTTCGGCGGAGATCGCGGACGGCTTCGACTGGCGGGTGAGTGTCGCGGACGTGGACGCGGGAGGCTCCTTCTCCGTCTTTCCCGGGATCGACCGCGTGATCACCCTCGTCGAGGGCGAGGGCATGGTGCTGACTGTGGACGGGATACGACATCCGGTCGGGCCGTTGAGTCCCTTCGCCTTCTCCGGCGACGCGGCGACGGACTGTCGGCTCAAGGTGGGCGCGGTCCGCAACATGAATGTGATGACCCGCAGGAGCCGGGCGGCGGCACAGGTGCGGATCATCACCGTCGCCACCGCACGGGGAACAGAGTTGGGCTGCGCCGCGGGCGAGACCCTGCTCGTCATGGCCGTCACCGACGGGATCGAAGTCGGCGGACCGGACGGCCGGGAGACCACGCTCGGCCGTCTCGACTGCGTGCGTCACGAAGGCCCGGTGGCGCTGACTCTGCGGGGCGACGGCACGGTGGCCGGGATCAGGATCACCGCGGCGCGCTGACGACGTGAAACGGCGCCCGCCGACCGGTCGTCTCGTACTCGGTGTCGGCGATGTGCTGACGCTCCCGCATCGTGGCGCACACCCCGCACCGGTGTAGTCCCGCGATGACAACGCGGCGGGGTGTGTCGGGAGACACCCCTGCGCGCCCCGCCCTACGGTCACGAGTCGCCCACGCGGTCCTGACACGTGGCCGCTCGGCACGGGGGCCGGCAGGGAAATCCGCAGCGAGGGCCGGAGACGAGTCCGGCCCCGCGGTGACACGTCATGGTCGAACTCGCGGTCATGCCGTCACCGCTGGAGGTACGGGTACGTCCAGTCCGTGGCGGGGGTGAGGCTCTCCTTGATGAACCGCGGCGAGATCCAGCGCTGCAGCGCCAGACGCGAACCCGTTCGGTCGTTGGTGCCCGAGGCCCGGCCGCCGCCGAAGGAGACCTGGCCCATGAGCGCACCAGTCGGCTTGTCGTTGACGTAGGTCATGCCGGCCGTGTTGCGGAGCACGTCGAGGGCGTTGGAGATCGCCCGGCGGTCGGAGGCGAAGACGGACAGCGTCAACGCGTAGCCGCTGGCACGGTCGACCTCGCGGAGGACGGTGTCCCACTGGCTGTCTTCGTAGACGTACACGGTGAGCAGCGGACCGAAGAACTCCTCCGACAGGGTGAACGCCGTCGGGTCGGTCGTGGTGTAGATCGTCGGGTCGACGAACCAGCCTGTCGACGTGTCCGTCCTGCCGCCCGCCAGGAGCTCGTGGGTGTCGAGCGCGTTCGCACGGTCGAATGCCGACTGGAGGCGATCCGCAGCGTTCCGGTCGATCACCGCACCGACGTACGTCTCGTGCTTGGTCGGGTCACCGACGGGCAGCTCGCGGACGATGTCGACCAGCTCGTCACGGAGCTTGTTCCACACCGAGCGCGCGATGTACGCGCGCGAGGCCGCGGAGCACTTCTGGCCCTGGTACTCGAAGGCCGAACGGACCAGCGCGGTGCGGACAGCGTCGACGTCCGCCGTCGGGTGCACGAGGACGGCGTTCTTGCCGCCGGTCTCGCCGACCAGCCGGGGGAAGGAACGATAGGTGTCGATGTTGTCGCCGATGGCGCGCCACAGGCTCCGGAAGACCGCCGTGGAGCCCGTGAAGGTGAGGCCGGCGAAGTCCGGGTCCGCGATGGCGGTGGCAGACACCGCGGCGCCGGAACCGTGGACCAGGTTGATGACACCCGGCGGCAGCCCGGCTTCCTCGAGTACCCGCATGGTGACCTCGGCCGCGAGAGCCGCCTTCTCCGCGGGCTTCCACACGACGGTGTTGCCCATGAGGGCGGGAGTGGTCGGCAGGTTGACGCCGATCGCGGTGAAGTTGAACGGGGTGATCGCGAGGACGAATCCCTCCAGCGGACGCTGGTCGAGGATGTTGATGTCACCGGGGAGCGCCGCCGGCTGGTCGGCATAGATCTGCTGCGCGAGGTGCACGTTGAAACGCATGAAGTCCGCGAACTCGCTCGCGGCGTCGATCTCGGACTGGTGGAACGTCTTGGACTGTCCCGTCATCGTCGCGGCGACCAGTTCGTCGCGGTACTTCCCCGCGGCCAGGTCGCCCGCGCGCAGCATGATCGCCGCGCGCTCCCACCAGGGGGTGCGGGACCACTCGTGTGCCGTCGCGAGGGAGGCCGCGATCGCCTTCTTCGTCACGGTCTCGTCTGCCACGGCCAGGGTGCCGATGACGCTCTGGTGGGCGTGCGGCTCGACGACGCGCGTGGTCTCGGCGGTCATGATCCGCTCGCCGTTGACGACGTGGGGAATCTCCCGCGGGTTGACGCGGATGTTCTCGATCGCGGCCGATACCGATCGCGACTCCGGCGATCCGGGCGCGAAGTCCCGCGACGGTTCGTTCTTCGGTGCGGGCATCCGCGGGTTCGCGGCAATGTTGGCGGGTGAGGCGGACATGAGGGTTTCCCTTTCAGGTGGGTTGCTTGGCGGACGGCGGACGGTGCTGAGGTCAGTGAGCGGCGATCTGGTTCTCGAGACGCCGGCGAGCGCTCGCGACCGACCGCCGGGTGATCGCGGTCGCCGCGTCGAGGTCGCGCTGCTCAAGTGCATCGATCAGTGCAGGCTGGGGTTCCCACAGCGATGCGTCACGGGACCGGATCGCGGCGCGGGCCCCGATGACCTTGTAGGGGCGGCACTGGGTCCACAGTGAGTCGACCGTCCGGACGAGGACGTCATTGCCTCCGGCGAGGTAGAGCTGCCGGAGCAGGACCTCGTCGGCGTCGAGTGCGTCATGGAGGTCCTCGTGGACCACCGCGCGGAACATCCGGTCGCACGCTTCACGCATGACCGCGATATCCGAGTCGGTCACCCGGGGCGCGCCGAGCCGTGTGGCCTCGACCTCCAGGACGGCTCGGACGTCGTAGATCTCGATGAGCTCGCGGATGGTGAACTCACGGACCCTGGCCCCGCGATGCGGGTGGCTGACGGCCAGCCCGTTCTCGACGAGCAGACGGACCGCTTCACGCACCGGCGTGGCACTGGTTCCCACCTGCTCCGCGATGTCACGGACCCGAAGCCGCGCGCCCGCGGGTAGTTCACCGGTGAAGACGCGGCCCGCGAGCACCTCGTAGACCTGGTCGGCGACGAGCGTGGGGCTGACTCCGACCGGGATCTCGGCGGCATGGGTGGTGGTGGTCATCCGCGCCGACTGTGCACGTGGGCGGGGAAAAGCGAGCCGATGCCGATCGTCCGGTCGCCCTTGAGGACGCCGAGTCAGCTGCGTCATGAACCGACGACCGACCGGAGGAAGAGAAGGAGGTTGGCGGGCTTCTCGGCCATGCGGCGCGTCAGGTACGGATACCACTCGGTGCCGTAGGGCAGGTACACACGGACGCGGTAGCCCTCGCGGACCAGTTCCTCCTGCAGTTCGCGACGCACGCCTTGAAGCATCTGGAACTCGAACGAGCGCTTGTCGAGGCCGAGTTCGCGGGCGGTTCGCTTCACGGTCTCGATGCAGGCGTCGTCATGGGTACCGAAGGCGGGGTCGGGAAGGTTGGCGAGTGCCCACTTGGCGAAGTGCTGGTACTGCGCCGTCACGTCGTCGCGGTCGAGGATGGCCACGTCCACCTTCTCGTCGAAGGCGCCCTTGACGAGCCGGATCCTGGGCGGGGTGTCACCGAACTCGTACAGGTCCTGAAAAGTGCTGCGCATGCAGGCCTGGATGGCCACGCGAGTCTCCGGGTACTCCACGTGGCAGCGCCGGAAGATCTCCAACGTCTCCCGACCGACGGAGCTGTGCTCCATGTCGACCTCGACCTCGCAGCCGTGGGCACGGGCAGCCTCCAGGAGCCGGCGCAGGTTCTTCTCGCAGCTCTCCGCGGAAATGACGATGCCGAGCTGGGACAGCTTGACCGACACGGTCGCACTCGCGCTCCGCGGCGCCATGCCCTCGATGACACGGATGTACTCCGCGGTCGCGGCCTCCGACTGCTTCAGGTCGTGAACGGACTCACCGAGCAGGTCCAGGCTCACCTCGATCCCGACAGAGTTGAGCTGCTCGGTGACGTCGAGCGCCTCGGCGAGAGTGGTGCCCGCGACGTAGCGCTGCACGATGGGCCGGGTCAGCTTGCTCTTGGTGACGATCCGCCCGAGCTTCTTGTTCTCGGACGCCACAAGAAGGAGTTTGTTCGGCACGGGGATGCCCTTCTGATCGGAGTAGAGCGTCTGGAGCAACGTGGGTACGCGACGGCTCCGGGCTCTCCGCGGGGAGGTCTTCACCGTAATTTGTGATCACAGATCACACAAGACTGGACTCTCATGAAGTGTTGCACGCCACCTGATCGACCGGTGGGCGCACCGCACACGACCTGACATCATCGGCGACAACTTCTTATTTTCCCAGCTCAAACCCCCAGTCCATGTCTACCGAAGAGTCTGATCCATCAAGCAGACAACCGCGCACGGCCACAACTGGGACCCGCAGGCTCTTCGCCGCAAGTTACTGACGGGATGCTCTGGACATTGAATGTGATCACATGCCACGCTCGCATTGCCGTCGTACACACGGGAGCGACCGGGTGCCACGGCGGGTCCACGGCGAGGTCCCGCTTCGATGCGACACAGGAACACACACCATGGCAACTGAGCAGTCCACCTTTGCCGTTGTCGGCGCGGGTCTGGCCGGCGCCGCGACCGCATGGCGCCTCGCGGAAGCCGGCCACGACGTCACGCTCGTCGAACGCGGTCTGCCGGCCGACCACGAAGGCAGTTCGCACGGCTCCGCACGGATCTTCCGTTACGCCTACCCGTCCACGCTCTACACCGACCTCGTCCTCCGCTCGCGACCTCTCTGGTCGGAGCTTGAGGCAGCAGCCGGAGTCCGGCTGATCAGCCGGACCGGGTGCCTGGACTGGGGCGAACGGCGCGACCCGGGCGCGCTCGCGCGCTCGCTGGAGACGGTCGGTATCGAGCACGAACTGCTCAGTCCCGCGGCGGCCTCGGCGCGCTGGCAGATCGAGTTCGACTCGCCGGTGCTGTGGCATCCGGACGCCGGGGTGATCGACGCAGAGAGGTCGGTCGAGGCGATGGTCTCTCTCGCGACCTCCCACGGTGCCCGACTGCGAACAGGATGGGACGTACAGAGAATCGACAGGACGGCGTCCGGCTATCGTCTGTATGACGCTGCGGGTGGCACCCTCGATGCCGAGCGAGTGGTCCTCTGCGCCGGCGGCTTCCTGCCTCGACTCCTGCGGAACACCGGTGCCGACGAGCGGTTCACGGCGGCGATGCCGCGGTTCACGGTCACCCAGGAGGGGGCCTACCACTTCCCCTACCGCGACGGCGCCGAGGGCTGGCCCACCTTCATCCACAAGACCGAGGCGATCCAGACCTACAGCCTTCCGGGTGGCCGCGACGCGGATTTCCGTGGCCAGAAGCTCGCGGAGTACGCCGTGGGGAGGGCGCTGCCTTCGGCATACGAGCAGGACGGGCAGATCGATCCCGCGAACCGCGAACGGCTGATCGCCTACGTCAAGGACAACCTCCCCGGCCTCGTGCCCGAGCCGTACGCGGAGACGACCTGCCTCTTCACGACGACCCCGAGCGAGGACTTCGTGCTCGACCGTACCGAGAACCTCACAGTGATCTCCCCGTGCTCCGGGCACGGCGCGAAGTTCGCTCCACTCATCGGCGTTCTCGCCGCCCATCTCGCCGGCGCCGGCACTCCTGCCGCCGGTCGCGCCGCCGTCCCCCGGGAGTTCCTGGTCGGTGGCAGCCTGGGCGCCGCTTCCCTCCGGGACGGGGGACGGCGATGACCGCTTCGTCGATGATGGCCG
Protein-coding sequences here:
- the pruA gene encoding L-glutamate gamma-semialdehyde dehydrogenase; translated protein: MAANPRMPAPKNEPSRDFAPGSPESRSVSAAIENIRVNPREIPHVVNGERIMTAETTRVVEPHAHQSVIGTLAVADETVTKKAIAASLATAHEWSRTPWWERAAIMLRAGDLAAGKYRDELVAATMTGQSKTFHQSEIDAASEFADFMRFNVHLAQQIYADQPAALPGDINILDQRPLEGFVLAITPFNFTAIGVNLPTTPALMGNTVVWKPAEKAALAAEVTMRVLEEAGLPPGVINLVHGSGAAVSATAIADPDFAGLTFTGSTAVFRSLWRAIGDNIDTYRSFPRLVGETGGKNAVLVHPTADVDAVRTALVRSAFEYQGQKCSAASRAYIARSVWNKLRDELVDIVRELPVGDPTKHETYVGAVIDRNAADRLQSAFDRANALDTHELLAGGRTDTSTGWFVDPTIYTTTDPTAFTLSEEFFGPLLTVYVYEDSQWDTVLREVDRASGYALTLSVFASDRRAISNALDVLRNTAGMTYVNDKPTGALMGQVSFGGGRASGTNDRTGSRLALQRWISPRFIKESLTPATDWTYPYLQR
- a CDS encoding FAD-dependent oxidoreductase translates to MATEQSTFAVVGAGLAGAATAWRLAEAGHDVTLVERGLPADHEGSSHGSARIFRYAYPSTLYTDLVLRSRPLWSELEAAAGVRLISRTGCLDWGERRDPGALARSLETVGIEHELLSPAAASARWQIEFDSPVLWHPDAGVIDAERSVEAMVSLATSHGARLRTGWDVQRIDRTASGYRLYDAAGGTLDAERVVLCAGGFLPRLLRNTGADERFTAAMPRFTVTQEGAYHFPYRDGAEGWPTFIHKTEAIQTYSLPGGRDADFRGQKLAEYAVGRALPSAYEQDGQIDPANRERLIAYVKDNLPGLVPEPYAETTCLFTTTPSEDFVLDRTENLTVISPCSGHGAKFAPLIGVLAAHLAGAGTPAAGRAAVPREFLVGGSLGAASLRDGGRR
- a CDS encoding proline dehydrogenase family protein, with the protein product MPNKLLLVASENKKLGRIVTKSKLTRPIVQRYVAGTTLAEALDVTEQLNSVGIEVSLDLLGESVHDLKQSEAATAEYIRVIEGMAPRSASATVSVKLSQLGIVISAESCEKNLRRLLEAARAHGCEVEVDMEHSSVGRETLEIFRRCHVEYPETRVAIQACMRSTFQDLYEFGDTPPRIRLVKGAFDEKVDVAILDRDDVTAQYQHFAKWALANLPDPAFGTHDDACIETVKRTARELGLDKRSFEFQMLQGVRRELQEELVREGYRVRVYLPYGTEWYPYLTRRMAEKPANLLLFLRSVVGS
- a CDS encoding HutD/Ves family protein, which gives rise to MGRDALRWSDYRSVPWKNGGGITREVASGAVRTPVASAEIADGFDWRVSVADVDAGGSFSVFPGIDRVITLVEGEGMVLTVDGIRHPVGPLSPFAFSGDAATDCRLKVGAVRNMNVMTRRSRAAAQVRIITVATARGTELGCAAGETLLVMAVTDGIEVGGPDGRETTLGRLDCVRHEGPVALTLRGDGTVAGIRITAAR
- a CDS encoding GntR family transcriptional regulator; translation: MTTTTHAAEIPVGVSPTLVADQVYEVLAGRVFTGELPAGARLRVRDIAEQVGTSATPVREAVRLLVENGLAVSHPHRGARVREFTIRELIEIYDVRAVLEVEATRLGAPRVTDSDIAVMREACDRMFRAVVHEDLHDALDADEVLLRQLYLAGGNDVLVRTVDSLWTQCRPYKVIGARAAIRSRDASLWEPQPALIDALEQRDLDAATAITRRSVASARRRLENQIAAH